Part of the Pseudomonas sp. P8_241 genome is shown below.
GATGCTGCCTACGTTGGCGGACAAAGAGCGGGTGATGGCGGCCGAGAAGCTGCTCAAGCAGGCGCGCTCGATCCACGTGAAGTCCAGGGCCGGCAGTGATTTCAAGGCGTTGCTCGGGCAATACCCTGCGGTCACCGAGTACGGTTTTGCCGATGAGCCTGGGCGTTGGGATCACTGGCCCAGCGGTTTTCTATTCTCCTGGCCAAACGAGGAAACCGCCGAGGGCGTACTGGTGATCGACGTCGGCGATATCCTGTTGCCGTTCAAGAATTACTCGCGAGAGAAGATCACCCTGGAAATCGAAAAGGGCTTCATTACCTCGATCCATGGTGGCTTCGAGGCCGAATACCTGCGCGACTACATGAAGTACTTCAACGACCCCGAGGTGTACGGCATCTCCCATATCGGTTGGGGTTTGCAGCCGCGTGCGCAGTGGACCGCCATGGGCTTGCATGACAAAAACGACGGCATGTGCATGGATGCCCGGGCGTTCTACGGCAACTTCCTGTTCTCCACCGGGCCCAATACCGAGGTGGGCGGTACCCGAAAAACCCCGTGCCACTTGGACATCCCGCTACGCCATTGCGATATCTACCTTGATGATCAGGCGGTGGTCCTGGGCGGTGATGTGGTAGCGCCGCAGGCATCAATCGCGCGGTGATATAGAAAAGAGCGGGGCGGGACAGTGACCCATCACGATTGAGTTACCTTGATCCCCCTCGCAGGTTAATGTAAACGCCACTTACTTTTTTTTGATAGAGCCCGCCGTGCCGGATACGACAGACAACACCCCGCAGACAACCGCTCCCTATGCCTTTTCCGAGCAGGTCGGTCATTTGCTGCGCAAGGCTTACCAGCGCAACATGGCGATCTTCCAGCAGAACGTCGACGATTCGCAGCTGACCGCTGTGCAGTTCATCACGCTGTGCGCCGTGCGTGATGCCGGACCTAGCTCATTAACCGAGCTGGTCAAGGCCACTGCGGTGGACCAGGCGACCATTCGAGGCATCGTCGAGCGGCTCAAGGCGCGCGACCTGATCACCCTGGAACCAGACCCCCAAGATCGGCGCAAAGTCATCGTTGGCCTGTCAGAAAGTGGCCAGCAATTAGTGCGTGATACCGTGCCTCATGCTGCCCGTGTCAGCGAACTGACCATGGGTAACCTCAACCCGGCCGAGCGTGTCGCGATGCTGTATCTGCTGCGCAAAATGATCGATGACGCCGACGATTGACGAGTAAGAAACCGCCCCTGGCATTCTTCTTGCCTCTGATTCATGAAGTGGATACTTCATGAAAAAAATGTAGTCAGGGGTAACGTGAGGAGTCGGGTAGCCATCCCCCTCATCAAGCTATAGAACCCGCATGGCACTGCGCAGGATCTGCGCAGCCTGCGCATGCGGTACCGGTCACGCCTTGTTCATGTAGTGATTACTTAATAAAAAGCCGCGCTTCATCAAGAGAGCGAGCGGTAACACCTGGAGAGTGCGACATGAGTGAGCAAGCACTGGCGCCGGAAAAGACCGTGACGCTTCACGTCAATGGCCAGACCACTACGGTCTGTGCCATGGCCGACACGCCGCTGTTGCTGGTGCTGCGCAATGATTTACAGCTCAATGGCCCGAAATACGGTTGTGGCCTGGGCGAGTGCGGCGCCTGCACGGTGATCATCGATGGTGTTGCGGCGCGGGCTTGCGTGTTCCCGTTGTCCGGTGCCGAGGGGCGGGAAATCACCACCCTCGAAGGCATTGGCAGCCGAGAGCATCCGCACCCGGTGCAGCAGGCCTTTATAGATGAGCAGGCGGCGCAGTGTGGCTACTGCATGAACGGCATGATCATGACCGCCAAGGCCTTGCTCGATCGCAACCCGCACCCCAGCGAGGCACAGATTCGCAACGAACTGTCGGCCAATCTCTGCCGCTGCGGCACCCATATCGAAATTCTTCGTGCGGTACTGCGTGCCGCCCGTCAAAAGCCTTGAACGGATTGATGACCATGACTCATGCAACGCTCACCCGTGATCAGCTGTTGGCCAAGTCCGGCGTTTTGTTGGTCGTCGATCAGATACAGCCACCGTCCGGCCCCGTCGCCAAAGGTGGTGTACCCGTCATCAAACCCAAGGAGCTAGCGTTGTTCCTAGCGGTCAATGACGATGGCAAGGTCTATGCGTTCAACGGCCACGTGGACCTGGGCACCGGGATCCGTACTGCGCTGGCTCAAATTGTCGCCGAAGAGCTGGATCTGGCGCTGGACCAAGTCAGTATGGTCCTTGGTCATACCGACAGTGCGCCGAACCAGGGCGCAACCATCGCCAGTGCGACGATCCAGATTTCGGCCATCCCCTTGCGTAACGCCGCGGCTGAAGCCCGACGATTTTTGCTGGTTCGGGCGGCCCGGCGTTTTGCCGTTGCGGCTGACACCTTACGGATAAACAGCGGGGTAATCAGCAGCGAAGACGGTCGCCAGCTCACGTTTGCCGAACTGGTGGAGGGCGAGCGTGACCATTTGACGATTTCCGGCGATGCGCCGCTCAAGCGTCTGGAAGATTATAGGCTGGTGGGCAAGGGCGCAGCGCGGGTGGACATTCCCGGTAAAGCCACTGGCGAGCTGACCTACGTGCATGACATGCGGCTGCCGGACATGCTGCATGGCCGGGTGATTCGCCCACCTTACGCCGGGCTCGACAGCGGTGATTTCGTCGGCAACAGCCTGCTGGAGGTGGACGAGTCCTCCATCGCGCACATTCCCGGCATCGTCCGGGTGGTGGTGATTCGCGATTTCGTCGGCGTGGTCGCCCTGCGTGAAGAGCAGGCTGCGAAGGCCGCCCAGGCGCTGAAAGTCACTTGGAAAGCCTGGAACCACAAACTGCCGAACATGGATGACGTCGCTCAGGCCATTCGCGACAACCCCCGGATACAGCGCGTCGTGCTGGACAAGGGCAATGTAGACCAGGCACTGGAGCAGGCCAGCGAACGCATGACTCGCACCTATCTGTGGCCGTATCAGATGCACGGCTCCATTGGCCCTTCATGCGCACTGGCGGATTATCGCGAGGATGGCATTCGCGTCTGGTCGGGCACACAAAATCCGCACTTGCTGCGCGCTGACCTGGCATGGTTGCTGGAGTATCCGGAAGAGCGGATCGAGATCATCCGCATGGAAGCGGCAGGTTGTTACGGGCGTAATTGCGCCGACGACGTCTGCGCCGATGCGGTTTTACTGTCCCGCGCTGTCGGCGTGCCGGTACGGGTGCAACTGACCCGCGAGCAAGAGCACGTATGGGAGCCCAAAGGTACGGCGCAACTGATGGAGGTCGATGGAGGCATCAATCTCGATGGCGGGGTGGCCGGTTACGATTTTCAGACCAGCTACCCGTCCAATGGTGCACCGACCCTGGCACTGCTGCTGACGGGGCGTGTCGAACCGGTGGCGGCGATGTTCGAAATGGGCGACCGCACCTCGATCCCACCCTACGACTTTGAACACATGCGCGTGAGCGTAAACGACATGGCGCCCATTGTTCGGGCTTCGTGGATGCGGGGCGTGTCGGCGCTGCCCAATACCTTCGCCCATGAGTCGTATATCGATGAATTGGCCTTTGCCGCGGGTGTCGACCCCATCGAGTACCGTTTGCGTTATCTGAATGATGAGCGCGCCTCGGATCTGGTCAAAGCCACTGCTGCCCGCGCCGAATGGACACCGCGTACGCAGCCGATGCAAATCCCGGAACAAGACAACATCCTTCGTGGCCGGGGTTTTGCCTATGCCCGTTACATTCACAGCAAATTTCCAGGCTTCGGCGCGGCGTGGGCGGCGTGGGTCGCGGACGTGGCGGTGGACAAGCGCAGCGGCGAAGTGTCAGTCACCCGCGTAGTAATCGGTCATGACGCCGGGATGATGATCAATCCGGCCGGTGTTCAGCATCAGATTCACGGCAATGTGATTCAGTCCACCAGCCGCGTGCTCAAGGAGCGTGTGACCTTCGAAGAGTCCACCGTTGCCAGCAAGGAGTGGGGCGGTTACCCGATCCTGACATTCCCGCAGGTGCCGCAAATCGATGTGCTAATGATGCCGCGCCAGAACGAAGCACCCATGGGGGCGGGTGAGTCGGCGGCAGTGCCAAGCGCGGCAGCGATAGCCAATGCGATCTACGACGCCACCGGGATTCGCTTTCGTGAACTACCGATCACCGCTGAGCGTGTGCTGGCAGCGCTCAAAGGATCGGCGGACGAAGCGAATGCCAATCCCCCTGATTCGCCAAAGGCCAAGCGCTCGAAATGGTTGTTCGGCTCATTGTTCGCAGCGTTCGGCGCGATACTTGGCGTTGCTGCCACGGCTTTGCCCTGGCGTGCGGAAATCGCACCGATCACGCCACCCAGCGCGGGCACCTGGTCTGCGGCGACGCTGGAGCGAGGGCGTTTGCTGGCAGCCGTCGGCGATTGCGCGGTGTGTCACACTGCGTCAGGCGGTGCGACCAATGCGGGCGGGTTGGCAATGCAGACGCCTTTCGGAACGCTATATAGCAGCAACATCACACCTGACCCGAAAACCGGGATTGGCAGTTGGTCCTATTCCGCGTTCGAACGGGCCATGCGCGATGGCATCAGTCGCGATGGCAAGAATCTGTATCCGGCATTTCCTTACACTGCCTTCAGGAATATCAACGACGCCGATATGCAGGCGCTGTACGCGTACTTGATGTCACAGGCCCCGGTGAGCCAGCCCGCCAAGGTCAACGACATGCAGTTCCCATTCAACATGCGGCCGCTGATGGCGGGTTGGAACGCTTTATTCCTGCGCAAGGGCGAAATCCAGGTGCAGCCGCAACGCAGCGAGCAGTGGAATCGCGGCGCCTACCTGGTCAATGGGTTGGGTCACTGCGCGGCCTGTCATTCGCCGCGCAACCTTATGGGCGCGGAGAAGGGCGGTAAAAATTTCCTGGCGGGCGGCATGGTCGATGGCTGGGAAGCACCTGCGCTCAATGGCTTATCCAAATCGCCCACGCCGTGGACCGAAGACCAACTGTTCACCTACCTGAGCAGTGGTTATTCCGATGCCCACGGTGTCGCGGCGGGCCCTATGGGGCCGGTGGTTAGCGAATTGGCGAAACTGCCCAAAGCAGACATACGGGCGATGGCGGTTTACCTCGCGTCGCTCGATGGCACGGTGCAAGCACAGACCCGCTCAAGCACGGAAACTGTAGCGCAACCCAGCGTCACAGAGGTGTCGTTGAACAATGGTCGGCGGGTGTTTGAAGGTTCCTGCCAAGGCTGTCACGCCGATGGTCTTGGGCCGAAACTGTTTGGTGTCAGTCCCTCGTTGGCGACTAATACCAGTCTTCACAGTACGTTGCCAGACAACCTGCTGAAGGTCATTTTGCAAGGCATCTCCAACCCGGCGACGCCGGATCTTGGTTATATGCCAGGTTTCAAGGACAGCCTGTCCAACAGGCAGATCGCCGAACTGACGGCATACCTGCGCAATCGCTTCGCCTCAGCTGAACCTGCGTGGCAAGGGCTGGAGCAGAAGGTCGCGCACTTGCGGGCCAATCCCGGAACTCATTGATCAGAGAGTCACTGAGACGCAGGCAGTGTCAGCACACCGCGCACCACCAGATCGCTGATGAACGCCAGCCAGTCCTGCTGCTGGCCTTGATCCGCCAGGTTTAGACCAAGAAATGAGGTGAGGGTGTACCGGTTGGAGTTATAGAAGTAGCAGAGCGAGGCGATCATCAGGTAAACGTGATTGATGTCGATGTCCTGGCGAAACACCCCCTGTCGCTGACCCGCTTCGATGATCGGTGTGATCACGCCCAGCGTGGTGCCGGACAAGCGACGAAGCTCACTGGACTGCCTGGCGTGCGTGCCCTCGTGCAGGTTTTCGATATTGAGGATAGCGACGAATTCCGGATGCTTTACGTAGTAATGCCAGACGAACGCCACCCGTTCACGCAGGGCCTGCACGGGGTTCGAAAGGTCCAGGCGCAGCATGCTTTCGGCATGGTTGAATGCTTCATAAGTGTGTTCAAGCACCCGTACAAAGAGGTTTTCCTTGCTGCCGAAATAGTAATAGATCATCCGGTCATTGGACTCGGCTTCACTGGAAATCTGTTCGATCCGCCCGCCCGCATAACCATCACGGGTGAAGACCTTGACCGCGGCCTGGAGAATACGAGCCTTGGTCTGGTCGGCCTGCTGGGCTCTGATACCTGTTTTTTTGTTCACGCTGTTGCCCTTGACGATTATGCGTAGCGACATTTATGGCTAGGAAATGACATGACATTTCGTGGTAGCGCGCCACCGATCTCTGAACCGGGCACTCCGGCCAAAGGGTTTCTATGGGCGCCCCGGGTTTCTCGTACACCGTATGCATTAGATCGATGCCGCATTGTTCTTCGAGGAATGCAAGGGAATGAATAGTACTCCCGTTCAATGCGTTCGGCGGGTTGTTGGCAACGCTGTCTTTCCCCGCAAACGAGGGGCCGATCACTTGAAGACGATGGCGCAGCAATCAACTGAATTTGACCCGGGAGAGTGACCATGTCTGATTTGTACGCCTTGCTCGATGCATTGGATCAAGCCAACAGCACAAAGATCGATGCTGTACTCGCCACGGTCGTCAAGGTCGAGGGCTCGGCCTATCGGCGTCCTGGTGCGAGGATGCTGATTCCACTGTTTGGCCAGTCAGTCGGAACCATCAGTGGCGGTTGCCTGGAGCAGGAGTTGGCCAGGAAGGCCTGGTGGTTGACCGAGTCCGGCGGGACAGTGGTTCGTCGTTACAGCACGGCGGCCCAGGAAGAGGAGGACGCCGAAGATGAAGACGCGGCGCTGACATTTGGCCTGGGCTGCAACGGTACCGCGCATGTACTCCTGGAACGCCATGATGCCGGCAAGCGGAGTCTGTTGCTCGATGTGCTTCAGCGGGTGAGGGCCACCGGTCAACCGGCAGCCCTGGCGACCGTCATTGCCGCGGGCCGAACAGCCCGTGTGCGAGTCGGTGCTCGAATGGGACTGAACGCCTTTATGAACGCGTGTGAGGGCATCCGCTGCCAAGCGCTTCAACACGCCCTGCAGGGTGATTTGCGCAGTACCCTTGCGCGCAAAAAGTCTCAGTTGATGATTTACGGAAGCGGTGTAGATGAGGTCGAGGTCTTTCTCGAATACATCGCGCCACAGCGTCGACTGATGATCTTTGGCGCGGGTCATGACGCCCAGCCTTTGGTGCGGTTCGCCAGGGATTTGAACTGGCATGTCACGGTGGTGGACGGGCGTGCGCACTTTGCTCGCCCGGAACGGTTCCCTGGAGCAAGCCACGTCATTGTTGCGCCTATCGACGAGCCTTTTAACTTATCCAGTTCTGTCGACGGTGCCGCAGTGGTGATCATGACCCACAGCTATCGACAGGATCGGTATTGGCTTAAAAACGTTTTGCAATGTACTCCCGCCTATGTCGGGCAGTTGGGCCCTCGAGAGCGAACAGAACGACTGCTCGATGAGATGGGCGCCTTGGCCCGTTTGCCAGAAAGCCTGCCCAGGCTTCACTATCCGATCGGCCTGGATCTGGGGGGCGATACCCCGGCGAGCGTGGCCTTGGCCATTGTTGGCGAGATCACGGCCTACCTCAATGAACGCAGTGGCGGGATGTTGAAATACCGCAATTCCACCATTCACCAAGCTTGTGAGCCAACCCGCTCTCCAGCGATGGGCGGCCTGCAGGCGAAAATGGAAGCGTAGCGGCTACAGGGTAGAGCTCAGCGCCCGAGTAGTGACTGGTGATTCTGCGGTTCTTGTGGCCCAGAAGTGCCTTGCGGTCTTCCTCGGTTACGCCTGCTGCGCGTAGCCGACGGCCAAACGTGTGTTTTAGGTTATGAATCCTGATGGAGGCATAACCTGGGTGAGCAGGGCGAAGGTTTTCCTCCTGTCGGAGTTTCGCCGGTCTCACCCGCGCCTTCTTCCAAGCCGAGTCATTCATCCGGTGCATCGCGGTGTCTTTGTAAGGGAAAACCCATTCCTTACTCAGGCCGCGTTGCTTGTCGATGATCGACTTCGCCATGTTGTTTAGCACGACCAGTCGCTCATCACCGTTTTCACTCCAGACCGTTCGTGTCTCCCGCCGAAATCAGCCGGTATCAGAAAAGCACTGGTCCCGAGCTCCGGTACCGCAATTTCCCAATCCCATTTCAGCTTGCAGACTTCCTGCTCCCGGGTGCCGGCTGGTAGGTGAGGCGACGTCACGTAACGTAGGCGAACGGAATACGGACGTTGTCGCGGCGGCACAGGGTCTGGGCTATTCGTATTTTGGAGTGTTCATGCTGTCACTGCACCGCGGCCAAAGCATTGCGCCACTTCCTTCGTGAGGGGGGCCCATTCAAAATTGGCGTCCGAGGTATGGCCGTTGGCATACAAGCGGACGGGCCCCCAATCTCCGTTGCCGTAGAGGCAAGTCAGGCAACCGCGCTTCATGTAGGCCTCTCGAATAACGGGGATTTTACCCTTCTCAGTCAGTACAACAAAATCAGTACCAAACAACACTGCGCGTAGCTTCCATGCGCTGTACAGGCGCTTTTTTTCAGCGCCGACACATTCCTGGGTGGTGCTCATATCCTATGTATCCATTATCCCGCTCATCATGATTGGGTGCCGCACAAGAGCAACTCATTGCTAA
Proteins encoded:
- a CDS encoding (2Fe-2S)-binding protein, encoding MSEQALAPEKTVTLHVNGQTTTVCAMADTPLLLVLRNDLQLNGPKYGCGLGECGACTVIIDGVAARACVFPLSGAEGREITTLEGIGSREHPHPVQQAFIDEQAAQCGYCMNGMIMTAKALLDRNPHPSEAQIRNELSANLCRCGTHIEILRAVLRAARQKP
- a CDS encoding TetR/AcrR family transcriptional regulator, with protein sequence MSLRIIVKGNSVNKKTGIRAQQADQTKARILQAAVKVFTRDGYAGGRIEQISSEAESNDRMIYYYFGSKENLFVRVLEHTYEAFNHAESMLRLDLSNPVQALRERVAFVWHYYVKHPEFVAILNIENLHEGTHARQSSELRRLSGTTLGVITPIIEAGQRQGVFRQDIDINHVYLMIASLCYFYNSNRYTLTSFLGLNLADQGQQQDWLAFISDLVVRGVLTLPASQ
- a CDS encoding molybdopterin cofactor-binding domain-containing protein gives rise to the protein MTHATLTRDQLLAKSGVLLVVDQIQPPSGPVAKGGVPVIKPKELALFLAVNDDGKVYAFNGHVDLGTGIRTALAQIVAEELDLALDQVSMVLGHTDSAPNQGATIASATIQISAIPLRNAAAEARRFLLVRAARRFAVAADTLRINSGVISSEDGRQLTFAELVEGERDHLTISGDAPLKRLEDYRLVGKGAARVDIPGKATGELTYVHDMRLPDMLHGRVIRPPYAGLDSGDFVGNSLLEVDESSIAHIPGIVRVVVIRDFVGVVALREEQAAKAAQALKVTWKAWNHKLPNMDDVAQAIRDNPRIQRVVLDKGNVDQALEQASERMTRTYLWPYQMHGSIGPSCALADYREDGIRVWSGTQNPHLLRADLAWLLEYPEERIEIIRMEAAGCYGRNCADDVCADAVLLSRAVGVPVRVQLTREQEHVWEPKGTAQLMEVDGGINLDGGVAGYDFQTSYPSNGAPTLALLLTGRVEPVAAMFEMGDRTSIPPYDFEHMRVSVNDMAPIVRASWMRGVSALPNTFAHESYIDELAFAAGVDPIEYRLRYLNDERASDLVKATAARAEWTPRTQPMQIPEQDNILRGRGFAYARYIHSKFPGFGAAWAAWVADVAVDKRSGEVSVTRVVIGHDAGMMINPAGVQHQIHGNVIQSTSRVLKERVTFEESTVASKEWGGYPILTFPQVPQIDVLMMPRQNEAPMGAGESAAVPSAAAIANAIYDATGIRFRELPITAERVLAALKGSADEANANPPDSPKAKRSKWLFGSLFAAFGAILGVAATALPWRAEIAPITPPSAGTWSAATLERGRLLAAVGDCAVCHTASGGATNAGGLAMQTPFGTLYSSNITPDPKTGIGSWSYSAFERAMRDGISRDGKNLYPAFPYTAFRNINDADMQALYAYLMSQAPVSQPAKVNDMQFPFNMRPLMAGWNALFLRKGEIQVQPQRSEQWNRGAYLVNGLGHCAACHSPRNLMGAEKGGKNFLAGGMVDGWEAPALNGLSKSPTPWTEDQLFTYLSSGYSDAHGVAAGPMGPVVSELAKLPKADIRAMAVYLASLDGTVQAQTRSSTETVAQPSVTEVSLNNGRRVFEGSCQGCHADGLGPKLFGVSPSLATNTSLHSTLPDNLLKVILQGISNPATPDLGYMPGFKDSLSNRQIAELTAYLRNRFASAEPAWQGLEQKVAHLRANPGTH
- a CDS encoding MarR family winged helix-turn-helix transcriptional regulator, which codes for MPDTTDNTPQTTAPYAFSEQVGHLLRKAYQRNMAIFQQNVDDSQLTAVQFITLCAVRDAGPSSLTELVKATAVDQATIRGIVERLKARDLITLEPDPQDRRKVIVGLSESGQQLVRDTVPHAARVSELTMGNLNPAERVAMLYLLRKMIDDADD
- a CDS encoding 2,5-dihydroxypyridine 5,6-dioxygenase, encoding MPVSDCELTQMFEHVLKLSKVDSTQSVAVLKSHYSDSRTVRAAMDAAQRLGAKVYAVELPSFNHPMAMGNDMTAYCGDTALTGNIAAQRALEAADLVVDTMMLLHSPEQEQILKTGTRILLAVEPPEVLARMLPTLADKERVMAAEKLLKQARSIHVKSRAGSDFKALLGQYPAVTEYGFADEPGRWDHWPSGFLFSWPNEETAEGVLVIDVGDILLPFKNYSREKITLEIEKGFITSIHGGFEAEYLRDYMKYFNDPEVYGISHIGWGLQPRAQWTAMGLHDKNDGMCMDARAFYGNFLFSTGPNTEVGGTRKTPCHLDIPLRHCDIYLDDQAVVLGGDVVAPQASIAR
- a CDS encoding XdhC family protein, which gives rise to MSDLYALLDALDQANSTKIDAVLATVVKVEGSAYRRPGARMLIPLFGQSVGTISGGCLEQELARKAWWLTESGGTVVRRYSTAAQEEEDAEDEDAALTFGLGCNGTAHVLLERHDAGKRSLLLDVLQRVRATGQPAALATVIAAGRTARVRVGARMGLNAFMNACEGIRCQALQHALQGDLRSTLARKKSQLMIYGSGVDEVEVFLEYIAPQRRLMIFGAGHDAQPLVRFARDLNWHVTVVDGRAHFARPERFPGASHVIVAPIDEPFNLSSSVDGAAVVIMTHSYRQDRYWLKNVLQCTPAYVGQLGPRERTERLLDEMGALARLPESLPRLHYPIGLDLGGDTPASVALAIVGEITAYLNERSGGMLKYRNSTIHQACEPTRSPAMGGLQAKMEA